A single genomic interval of Demequina sp. NBRC 110054 harbors:
- a CDS encoding alpha-L-arabinofuranosidase C-terminal domain-containing protein, translating into MPDNDVTRLNLTLGEPTGVTLDPDMWGIFFEDINWSLDGGLNAELLRNGDFAFTPADHAGWGPLTAWQTTGDGSVEVRTEDPVHPNNGTYVRVTGPVTLTNEGFDAVRVSRDDAFRLTAFTWCVQGVGEASAAIVDGAGEALAEAPLNTPAGGWHEASLDLVATADGLGRLAITVPRGLVLELDMLSLRPVGPAGEALTFRPDLVEALRALKPSFVRFPGGCVAHGLGLGNLYHWKQTVGPRESRVPSFNTWGYHQTRQIGYLEYFELCETLGATAMPIVAAGVSCQNLRGRAACIPMADMPAYVQDILDLVEFANGGTDTEWGARRAELGHPEPFGLRLLGLGNEDEITRDFEERYAMVAEALAAEHPEITVIGTAGPQPFGPDFEDGWAFAREQRVAIVDEHAYRTPRWFHQNLDRYDAYDRSGPAVYFGEYAARTNSVRSAMAEAAFMIAMERNGDIVRLASYAPLLARLGTTQWVPDMIYFDADRVLPTASYFVQRMFSVERGETLLPVQIDGVVDVPVPPRAAGTVRLSAPGARVAVTDASIDGAEVAPVEVAEDEVSLGAIGADGVVEFTATRVDGQEGMVIRLGGTGIEDFLQVDIGSWQNKTTVVHTYADGISNDIDGPYAWSGMSTDVPVTVRVELEGERIRVWVDGELRHDVAEDRRPETRVVAGCAERTGEDGTREYVVRLVNATDEPRKATLALPGGPTPWMGAATVLAGAGPDEGLAFEASPIEPRDADVDLAPGQAFQLPAWSLTVAVLREA; encoded by the coding sequence ATGCCTGACAACGACGTCACCCGTCTCAACCTGACTCTCGGCGAGCCGACGGGCGTCACGCTCGACCCCGACATGTGGGGGATCTTCTTCGAGGACATCAACTGGAGCCTCGACGGCGGCCTCAACGCCGAGCTGCTGCGCAACGGCGACTTCGCCTTCACTCCCGCCGATCACGCTGGGTGGGGTCCGCTCACCGCGTGGCAGACCACGGGCGACGGCTCGGTCGAGGTCCGCACCGAGGACCCGGTCCACCCGAACAACGGCACCTACGTGCGGGTCACCGGCCCGGTCACGCTCACCAACGAGGGCTTCGACGCGGTCAGGGTCTCCAGGGACGATGCGTTCCGTCTCACTGCGTTCACGTGGTGCGTCCAGGGGGTCGGGGAGGCGTCGGCCGCGATCGTCGACGGCGCGGGCGAGGCGCTTGCCGAGGCGCCGCTCAATACTCCCGCCGGGGGCTGGCACGAGGCGAGCCTGGACCTCGTCGCTACCGCCGACGGCCTTGGTCGGCTTGCGATCACCGTGCCGCGCGGCCTCGTGCTCGAGCTCGACATGCTCTCGTTGCGCCCCGTGGGCCCGGCCGGCGAAGCTCTCACCTTCCGCCCCGACCTGGTCGAGGCGCTGCGCGCGCTGAAGCCCTCGTTCGTGCGCTTCCCCGGCGGCTGCGTCGCGCACGGCCTGGGGCTCGGCAACCTCTACCACTGGAAGCAGACCGTCGGTCCGCGCGAGTCCCGCGTGCCGAGCTTCAACACGTGGGGCTACCATCAGACCCGCCAGATCGGCTACCTCGAGTACTTCGAGCTGTGCGAGACGCTCGGCGCGACGGCGATGCCGATCGTCGCGGCGGGCGTGAGCTGCCAGAACCTGCGCGGACGCGCCGCGTGCATCCCGATGGCCGACATGCCCGCGTATGTGCAGGACATCCTGGACCTGGTCGAGTTCGCCAACGGCGGCACGGACACCGAGTGGGGCGCGCGCCGCGCCGAGCTCGGCCACCCCGAGCCCTTCGGCCTGCGACTGCTCGGCCTGGGCAACGAGGACGAGATCACGCGCGACTTCGAGGAGCGCTACGCGATGGTCGCCGAGGCGCTCGCGGCCGAGCATCCCGAGATCACCGTCATCGGCACGGCGGGCCCGCAGCCCTTCGGTCCTGACTTCGAGGACGGGTGGGCGTTCGCGCGCGAGCAGCGCGTCGCGATCGTCGACGAGCACGCGTACCGCACGCCCCGGTGGTTCCACCAGAACCTCGACCGCTACGACGCGTACGACCGTTCCGGTCCCGCCGTCTACTTCGGCGAGTACGCCGCGCGCACCAACAGCGTCCGGTCCGCGATGGCCGAGGCCGCCTTCATGATCGCGATGGAGCGCAACGGCGACATCGTCCGGCTGGCTTCCTACGCACCCCTGCTCGCGCGCCTCGGCACCACCCAGTGGGTGCCCGACATGATCTACTTCGACGCCGATCGGGTGCTTCCGACCGCCTCCTACTTCGTGCAGCGGATGTTCTCCGTGGAGCGCGGCGAGACGCTGCTGCCCGTCCAGATCGACGGCGTCGTGGACGTCCCGGTCCCGCCCCGCGCTGCGGGCACCGTGCGGCTGTCCGCGCCGGGTGCGCGCGTGGCCGTCACCGACGCGTCGATCGACGGGGCCGAGGTGGCGCCGGTCGAGGTCGCCGAGGACGAGGTCTCCCTGGGGGCGATCGGCGCGGACGGCGTGGTGGAGTTCACCGCGACCCGCGTGGACGGCCAGGAGGGGATGGTCATCCGACTCGGCGGGACCGGCATCGAGGACTTCCTGCAGGTCGACATCGGCTCGTGGCAGAACAAGACGACGGTCGTGCACACCTACGCCGACGGCATCTCCAACGACATCGACGGTCCGTACGCGTGGTCCGGCATGTCGACCGACGTGCCGGTGACGGTACGCGTGGAGCTCGAGGGCGAGCGCATCCGCGTGTGGGTGGACGGCGAGCTGCGCCACGACGTGGCCGAGGACCGTCGTCCGGAGACGCGCGTCGTCGCCGGCTGCGCCGAGCGGACCGGTGAGGACGGCACGCGCGAGTACGTCGTCCGTCTGGTGAACGCCACGGACGAGCCGCGGAAGGCGACGCTCGCGCTGCCCGGCGGCCCGACGCCGTGGATGGGCGCGGCGACCGTGCTCGCGGGAGCAGGGCCCGACGAGGGGCTGGCCTTCGAGGCTTCGCCGATCGAGCCCCGCGACGCGGACGTCGACCTCGCGCCCGGCCAGGCGTTCCAGCTCCCGGCCTGGTCGCTCACGGTCGCGGTGCTGCGCGAGGCCTGA
- a CDS encoding alpha/beta hydrolase, with product MDDDAVTSWVEPREVPREEFPASTWEPQGMRTLEADARPRHGTATLGVEYAEKSGRTLHLQIIQPSRQVAEVPGSESRLPLVVFVQGSAWLEQALGVSLLPLADFAERGYVVAIVEYRPSFVAPFPAQVRDAKTAIRFLRAHADDYGIDAERVAMWGDSSGGHTTVLTYLTEDDPEYSDEPTDEPLGVSCYVDYYAPTDISRMNQEPSTMDHVSPGSPEGLLIGGHAVLESAELVAPTVAMNHIRPDRDLKPLLIVHGDKDRLVPFQQSALLYEALVEAGQPVDLYRLKGADHGGPAVWAEPVMDLVDGFIRSHLPATAG from the coding sequence ATGGACGACGACGCCGTCACCAGCTGGGTCGAGCCGCGCGAGGTCCCGCGCGAGGAGTTCCCTGCGAGCACGTGGGAGCCGCAGGGCATGAGGACTCTCGAGGCTGACGCGCGCCCGCGTCACGGGACCGCCACGCTCGGCGTCGAGTACGCCGAGAAGTCGGGACGGACGCTGCACCTGCAGATCATCCAGCCGTCGAGGCAGGTTGCGGAGGTCCCTGGCTCGGAGTCCCGGCTGCCCCTGGTCGTGTTCGTCCAGGGCTCCGCGTGGCTCGAGCAGGCGCTCGGCGTCTCGCTGCTTCCCCTCGCCGACTTCGCGGAGCGCGGCTATGTGGTGGCGATCGTCGAGTACCGACCCTCGTTCGTCGCACCCTTCCCGGCGCAGGTCCGGGACGCCAAGACCGCGATCCGCTTCCTGCGCGCGCACGCGGACGACTACGGCATCGACGCGGAACGCGTGGCGATGTGGGGCGACTCCTCGGGCGGGCACACCACCGTGCTCACGTACCTCACTGAGGACGATCCCGAGTACTCGGACGAGCCGACCGACGAGCCGCTCGGGGTCTCGTGCTACGTCGACTACTACGCGCCCACGGACATCTCGCGGATGAACCAGGAGCCGTCCACGATGGACCACGTCTCGCCAGGCAGCCCGGAGGGACTGCTGATCGGGGGTCACGCCGTCCTCGAGAGTGCGGAGCTCGTCGCGCCTACCGTGGCGATGAACCACATCCGCCCCGACCGTGACCTCAAGCCGCTGCTGATCGTCCATGGCGACAAGGACAGGCTGGTGCCGTTCCAGCAGAGCGCGCTGCTGTACGAGGCGCTCGTCGAGGCGGGGCAGCCGGTGGACCTCTACCGCCTCAAGGGCGCCGACCACGGCGGACCCGCGGTCTGGGCCGAGCCAGTGATGGACCTCGTCGACGGCTTCATCCGGAGCCATCTCCCGGCGACCGCGGGCTGA
- a CDS encoding SDR family NAD(P)-dependent oxidoreductase: MNDTSRTPLALVTGANRGIGRATAEELARRGFDLVLTYRSHAEEAEEVAAAIEALGRRAVTVPLDVARPEDIDRFAGDLRTMLARDFGDAGLDVLVNNAGFGADTRLGETTAQVLDDLYATHVRGAYLLTQALATPVEGETLLEDGASIVNLGTGLTRFVHLGRDAYAAMKAAVGVLTRYWAEQLGPRGIRVNTVAPGPVETHFSGWVGNETVREVFADGTALGRSAVAEDISGVIASLVEPGSAWVTAQRIEASGGYRL; encoded by the coding sequence ATGAACGACACCTCCCGCACGCCGCTGGCCCTCGTCACCGGCGCCAATCGCGGCATCGGTCGCGCGACCGCCGAAGAGCTCGCCCGCCGCGGCTTCGACCTGGTCCTCACCTATCGGAGCCACGCCGAGGAGGCCGAAGAGGTCGCGGCGGCAATCGAAGCGCTCGGCCGCCGCGCCGTCACCGTTCCGCTCGACGTCGCGCGACCGGAGGACATCGACCGGTTCGCGGGAGATCTCCGGACGATGCTCGCGCGCGACTTCGGGGACGCCGGCCTGGATGTGCTCGTCAACAACGCGGGCTTCGGCGCCGATACGCGCCTGGGGGAGACGACCGCTCAGGTGCTCGACGATCTGTACGCGACGCACGTCCGCGGCGCCTACCTCCTGACCCAGGCCCTCGCGACCCCGGTCGAGGGCGAGACGCTGCTCGAGGACGGCGCCAGCATCGTGAACCTCGGCACCGGGCTCACACGATTCGTGCACCTGGGCCGCGACGCCTACGCCGCGATGAAGGCAGCCGTCGGCGTGCTCACCCGGTACTGGGCGGAGCAGCTCGGCCCGCGCGGCATCCGCGTGAATACGGTCGCGCCCGGTCCGGTCGAAACCCATTTCTCCGGATGGGTCGGCAACGAGACGGTCCGGGAGGTGTTCGCGGACGGGACCGCGCTCGGACGCTCCGCGGTGGCTGAGGACATCTCCGGCGTCATCGCCTCTCTCGTGGAGCCCGGCTCGGCGTGGGTCACTGCGCAGCGGATCGAGGCATCCGGCGGCTATCGGCTGTAG
- a CDS encoding helix-turn-helix transcriptional regulator — MDLPELGAFLRSRRDRITPDEVGIVPGPRRRVPGLRRDEVAMLAGASVEYYIELEQGSRTQPSPQMLAALTRALRLTKDERDHVYRLAGRPLPSREGDTHVDPAMLALLDRLDDTPALIISDLAETLAANDLAKALLCRHEGASWPRSSQVYCWFSDPDHRARHPEQDYVRLSESLVADLRLAAARRAPDDPRLAELIALCTEASAEFATLWEERTVRLRRVDSKVFLHPHVGSLDLLCHNLYTDDGSQHLLWFTARADADADKLALLKVVGEQEMSSR, encoded by the coding sequence ATGGACCTCCCCGAGCTCGGCGCTTTCCTGCGCTCCCGCCGCGACCGGATCACGCCCGACGAGGTCGGGATCGTGCCCGGTCCGCGCCGACGCGTGCCCGGGCTGCGGCGCGACGAGGTCGCGATGCTCGCAGGCGCGTCGGTGGAGTACTACATCGAGCTCGAGCAGGGGTCGCGGACACAGCCCTCACCGCAGATGCTCGCGGCCCTCACGAGGGCGCTGCGCCTGACGAAGGACGAGCGAGACCACGTGTACCGGCTCGCGGGGCGGCCGCTCCCGTCGCGCGAGGGAGACACTCATGTGGACCCGGCGATGCTCGCGCTGCTGGACCGGCTCGACGACACCCCTGCGCTGATCATCTCCGATCTCGCGGAGACCCTCGCGGCGAACGACCTGGCGAAGGCACTCCTGTGCAGGCACGAGGGCGCGTCCTGGCCGCGCTCGAGTCAGGTCTACTGCTGGTTCTCGGATCCCGATCATCGGGCACGCCATCCCGAGCAGGACTATGTGCGTCTGTCGGAGTCACTGGTCGCGGACCTGCGCCTCGCCGCGGCGCGCCGCGCTCCGGACGACCCCCGACTGGCCGAGCTCATCGCGCTGTGCACGGAGGCATCGGCCGAGTTCGCGACGCTGTGGGAGGAGCGCACCGTTCGGCTTCGCAGGGTGGACTCGAAGGTCTTCCTCCACCCTCACGTGGGCTCGCTCGACCTGCTGTGCCACAACCTCTACACCGACGACGGGTCGCAGCACCTGCTGTGGTTCACCGCCCGCGCCGATGCCGACGCGGACAAGCTCGCGCTGCTCAAAGTCGTGGGCGAGCAGGAGATGTCGAGCCGGTAG
- a CDS encoding heme-degrading domain-containing protein, with protein MTSTDDLAAELAALREQESGLYLSSFTFDEAWELGLGLVERALEESLAITIDIRKGDQQVFHVALEGTTPDNDDWIARKIRTVRRFQTSSLIVGRSYAAKGRDFNEATQLPFTEYVAHGGCVPIQVTGVGMVGTLTVSGLAQEDDHALAVEALARLKAGRPSSP; from the coding sequence ATGACCTCGACCGACGACCTTGCCGCCGAGCTGGCCGCCCTGCGCGAGCAGGAGTCCGGGCTGTACCTGAGCAGCTTCACGTTCGATGAGGCGTGGGAGCTCGGCCTCGGGCTCGTCGAACGCGCCCTGGAGGAGTCGCTCGCGATCACGATCGACATCCGCAAGGGTGATCAGCAGGTGTTCCACGTGGCGCTCGAGGGCACCACTCCCGACAACGACGACTGGATCGCCCGGAAGATCCGCACGGTGCGCCGATTCCAGACGTCAAGCCTGATCGTAGGCCGCTCGTACGCGGCCAAGGGTCGCGACTTCAACGAGGCCACGCAGCTGCCGTTCACCGAGTACGTGGCGCACGGCGGCTGCGTGCCCATCCAGGTCACGGGCGTCGGGATGGTCGGCACCCTCACCGTCTCGGGACTCGCGCAGGAGGACGACCATGCGCTCGCCGTCGAGGCTCTCGCCCGGTTGAAGGCTGGGCGACCCTCCTCGCCGTAG
- a CDS encoding amidohydrolase family protein produces MAVQILTADVLVPMDAARSVLTDAGFAHEDGTIVAVGARAELAAAYPHAPARHLSDRILMPGLINAHHHSGMLRGTAEHLPVWEWLRLHIDPMHRVLTPEDAEAASWLCYAEGLLSGTTTVVDMWRYMDGAARAASSLGNRLVTVNYVGEHPDYDYFDTLDDNQRMLEEWRGGAGGRIMPWVGLEHPFYADDAGQRRAIALAQEHGVGLYTHCSESELDVTLFLERTGKRPMHALESLGFFDAPRTMIAHAVWLDEGEISLMADRGVSVSHNPVSNMKLASGFAPVAELLATGVDVGIGTDGEKENNNLDMFEEMKVASLLGKLRKMDAAAMDSWQVLEMAMLGGARAIGQGEHLGSLEVGKQADAVAVRTDTPRMTPLLTEGPYLNVHHNLVHAVRGSDVTLTMVAGTVVVDDGELTTASMPDLIARVRELVPALFARRTAYLEDSGEQTGLMSPH; encoded by the coding sequence ATGGCCGTGCAGATCCTGACCGCCGACGTGCTCGTCCCCATGGATGCGGCGCGCTCGGTACTCACCGACGCGGGCTTCGCGCACGAGGACGGCACGATCGTCGCAGTCGGCGCCCGGGCTGAGCTCGCCGCCGCCTACCCGCACGCCCCCGCGCGCCACCTGAGCGACCGCATCCTCATGCCCGGGCTCATCAACGCCCACCACCACAGCGGCATGCTGCGCGGCACCGCCGAGCACCTGCCCGTCTGGGAGTGGCTGCGCCTGCACATCGACCCGATGCACCGCGTCCTCACGCCCGAGGACGCCGAGGCGGCGTCGTGGCTCTGCTACGCCGAGGGACTGCTGTCCGGCACCACCACGGTGGTCGACATGTGGCGGTACATGGACGGCGCCGCGCGCGCCGCATCGTCCCTGGGAAATCGCCTGGTGACCGTGAACTATGTGGGCGAGCACCCGGACTACGACTACTTCGACACCCTCGACGACAACCAGCGGATGCTCGAGGAGTGGAGGGGCGGGGCCGGGGGCCGGATCATGCCGTGGGTCGGGCTCGAGCACCCCTTCTACGCGGACGATGCGGGGCAGCGGCGCGCGATCGCGCTGGCCCAGGAGCACGGGGTGGGGCTGTACACCCACTGCTCCGAGTCGGAGCTCGACGTCACGCTGTTCCTCGAGCGGACCGGCAAGCGGCCGATGCACGCGCTCGAGTCGCTCGGGTTCTTCGACGCCCCCAGGACGATGATCGCGCACGCGGTGTGGCTCGACGAGGGGGAGATCTCGCTCATGGCCGACCGGGGCGTGAGCGTCTCGCACAACCCCGTGAGCAACATGAAGCTCGCGAGCGGCTTCGCGCCCGTGGCCGAGCTGCTCGCGACCGGCGTCGACGTCGGGATCGGCACCGACGGCGAGAAGGAGAACAACAACCTCGACATGTTCGAGGAGATGAAGGTCGCCTCGCTCCTGGGCAAGCTGCGGAAGATGGACGCCGCCGCGATGGACTCGTGGCAGGTGCTCGAGATGGCGATGCTCGGCGGGGCGCGCGCGATCGGCCAGGGCGAGCACCTTGGGTCGCTCGAGGTTGGCAAGCAGGCCGACGCGGTCGCCGTCCGCACGGACACCCCGCGCATGACGCCGCTGCTCACGGAGGGCCCCTACCTCAACGTGCACCACAACCTCGTGCACGCGGTGCGCGGCTCGGACGTGACGCTCACCATGGTCGCGGGCACCGTGGTCGTGGACGACGGGGAGCTGACCACCGCCTCGATGCCCGACCTGATCGCGCGAGTGCGAGAGCTCGTGCCCGCCCTGTTCGCACGCCGCACCGCATACCTCGAGGACTCCGGCGAGCAGACGGGGCTCATGTCGCCGCACTAG
- a CDS encoding inorganic phosphate transporter — translation MVPVNDPVLLVIVVATALAFDFTNGFHDTGNAMATSIATRALKPKQAVLLSASLNMVGAFLSLTVAATIATGIVDSGIITLEVVLAGLAGGIVWNLATWLLGIPSSSSHALVGGVVGAALAAAGTQGVLWDGLIAKVLLPALIAPVVAILVASVGTALVTRLTRDVPEESNDKMFRWGQIGSASLVSLAHGTNDAQKSMGIILLALIAAGAVPSDSSVPFWVIVSCALAMALGTYTGGWRVIRTLGKGLVELDSRQGMAAETSSAAVILLSSHFGYSLSTTHVATGSIMGSGVGKRGASVRWGVAGRMFIAWLVTVPAAGTVGALFYGIDTLIGGDVGSYVVFALLLCAAWFFYAMSRRKPVDHRNVNHDWEASDEVVAEAIEEHELELLAQTVPDVESSREEERA, via the coding sequence ATGGTGCCCGTGAACGATCCGGTGCTCCTCGTCATCGTCGTGGCCACCGCGCTCGCCTTCGACTTCACCAACGGCTTCCACGACACGGGGAACGCTATGGCCACGTCGATCGCGACTCGCGCGCTCAAGCCCAAGCAGGCAGTGCTCCTCTCGGCGTCCCTCAACATGGTCGGCGCGTTCCTGTCGCTGACCGTCGCCGCGACGATCGCCACGGGCATCGTCGACTCGGGGATCATCACGCTCGAGGTGGTGCTCGCGGGCCTCGCGGGTGGAATCGTCTGGAATCTCGCGACCTGGCTGCTCGGCATCCCGTCGAGCTCATCGCATGCGCTCGTGGGCGGCGTCGTGGGCGCCGCGCTCGCCGCGGCGGGCACCCAGGGCGTGCTGTGGGACGGGCTGATCGCGAAGGTCCTGCTGCCCGCGCTCATCGCGCCGGTCGTGGCGATCCTCGTCGCCTCCGTCGGCACCGCGCTGGTCACGCGCCTCACGCGCGACGTGCCCGAGGAGTCCAACGACAAGATGTTCCGGTGGGGACAGATCGGCTCCGCGTCGCTCGTCTCGCTCGCGCACGGCACCAACGACGCCCAGAAGTCGATGGGCATCATCCTGCTGGCGCTCATCGCCGCGGGCGCGGTCCCCTCGGACTCGTCCGTCCCGTTCTGGGTGATCGTCTCCTGCGCCCTCGCCATGGCGCTCGGCACCTACACCGGCGGCTGGCGGGTCATCCGCACGCTCGGCAAGGGCCTCGTCGAGCTCGACTCGCGCCAAGGCATGGCGGCCGAGACCTCCTCCGCGGCCGTCATCCTGCTGTCGAGCCACTTCGGGTACTCGCTGTCCACCACGCACGTCGCGACCGGCTCGATCATGGGCTCGGGAGTGGGCAAGCGGGGCGCATCGGTGCGCTGGGGCGTCGCGGGACGCATGTTCATCGCGTGGCTCGTGACGGTGCCCGCAGCCGGGACCGTCGGGGCGCTGTTCTATGGGATCGACACCCTCATCGGTGGCGACGTGGGCTCGTACGTCGTGTTCGCGCTCCTGCTGTGCGCGGCGTGGTTCTTCTACGCGATGTCGCGCCGCAAGCCGGTCGACCACCGCAACGTCAACCATGACTGGGAGGCGAGCGACGAGGTCGTCGCCGAGGCCATCGAGGAGCACGAGCTCGAGCTGCTCGCGCAGACCGTCCCGGACGTCGAGTCGAGCCGCGAGGAGGAGCGCGCATGA
- a CDS encoding arsenate reductase ArsC translates to MTENTTATKPSALFLCVHNAGRSQMALGFFKYYAGDDAIAYSGGSGPAEALNPVAVEAMAEKGIDISSERPKRWTDEMVREVDSVISMGCGDTCPYYPGKKYEDWVLEDPAGQGIESVRPIRDEIEQRVLALLREFGVEPAEA, encoded by the coding sequence GTGACCGAGAACACCACCGCCACCAAGCCCTCCGCGCTGTTCCTCTGCGTGCACAACGCCGGCCGCTCGCAGATGGCGCTCGGCTTCTTCAAGTACTACGCGGGCGACGACGCGATCGCCTACTCGGGAGGCTCCGGCCCCGCCGAGGCGCTCAACCCCGTCGCCGTCGAGGCGATGGCCGAGAAGGGCATCGACATCTCTAGCGAGCGCCCCAAGCGCTGGACCGACGAGATGGTTCGCGAGGTGGACTCCGTCATCTCGATGGGCTGCGGCGACACGTGCCCGTACTACCCCGGCAAGAAGTACGAGGACTGGGTCCTCGAGGACCCGGCCGGCCAGGGCATCGAGTCCGTGCGCCCGATCCGCGACGAGATCGAGCAGCGCGTGCTCGCCCTGCTGCGCGAGTTCGGCGTGGAGCCCGCCGAAGCCTAG
- a CDS encoding helix-turn-helix domain-containing protein, producing MNASSALADRAARHAALADPIRLRIVDLLTLGDASPGELRENLGITSNLMAHHLRQLESAGMVTRRRSDADRRRSYVALAPKALDDLAPCPSLAARRVVFVCTGNSARSQLAAALWNSRPGSDTSEVPAASAGTHPADRIAPGAIAVARRRGVDLPDGLPKHVDDVLAPDDLVVTVCDAAHEELPGVDSMHWSIADPVTDGSDGAFDEAYDTLAARVAQLTAALSGPRAPSAPRGSNHAPTHPPLEGRAS from the coding sequence ATGAACGCCTCCTCCGCCCTCGCCGACCGCGCGGCCCGCCACGCGGCGCTCGCCGACCCCATCCGGCTGCGGATCGTCGACCTGCTCACGCTCGGCGACGCCTCGCCCGGCGAGCTGCGCGAGAACCTCGGCATCACCTCGAACCTCATGGCGCACCACCTGCGCCAGCTCGAGAGCGCCGGGATGGTGACGCGCCGGCGGTCGGACGCGGATCGGCGGCGCAGCTACGTCGCGCTCGCCCCGAAGGCGCTCGACGACCTCGCGCCGTGCCCGAGCCTCGCCGCGCGCCGCGTGGTCTTCGTCTGCACCGGCAACTCCGCGCGCTCACAACTCGCCGCCGCACTGTGGAACTCGCGCCCCGGGAGCGACACGTCCGAAGTGCCCGCCGCCTCGGCAGGCACCCATCCCGCCGACCGCATCGCCCCCGGCGCGATCGCGGTCGCCAGGAGGCGCGGGGTCGACCTGCCCGACGGACTCCCCAAGCACGTGGACGACGTGCTCGCGCCCGACGACCTCGTCGTCACCGTGTGCGACGCCGCGCACGAGGAGCTGCCCGGCGTCGACTCGATGCACTGGTCGATCGCCGACCCCGTCACGGACGGATCGGACGGGGCCTTCGACGAGGCCTACGACACCCTCGCCGCGCGCGTCGCGCAGCTGACCGCCGCGCTCAGTGGTCCGAGAGCACCGAGCGCGCCGCGCGGATCGAACCATGCGCCCACCCACCCTCCCCTCGAAGGACGTGCCTCGTGA
- a CDS encoding YchJ family metal-binding protein encodes MVACPCGSGASFADCCRPFVRGELEPPTAEALMRSRYTAYVRRDAGYLHRTWHPTTVPSTLDVEATEWRGLHVVGTTRGGADDDEGTVTFVAHHSTGVVSTGTMRETSRFVREGGRWLYVDGDVD; translated from the coding sequence ATGGTCGCTTGTCCGTGCGGGTCCGGAGCGTCGTTCGCCGACTGCTGCCGGCCTTTCGTGCGCGGCGAGCTCGAGCCGCCCACGGCCGAGGCCCTCATGCGCTCCCGGTACACCGCGTACGTGCGGCGCGACGCCGGCTACCTGCATCGCACCTGGCACCCGACCACCGTGCCGTCGACGCTCGACGTCGAGGCGACCGAGTGGCGCGGCCTCCACGTGGTCGGGACAACGCGCGGCGGCGCGGACGACGACGAGGGCACCGTGACCTTCGTGGCGCACCACAGCACGGGCGTCGTCTCCACGGGGACGATGCGGGAGACCAGCCGGTTCGTCCGGGAGGGCGGGCGATGGCTGTACGTGGACGGGGACGTCGACTGA
- a CDS encoding low specificity L-threonine aldolase, producing the protein MTTDTAIHFASDNYASVHPEVAAAMLGADGGHEPAYGADAATAAFDEAIVEAFGARAVGFPVFNGTGANVTSLLALSPRWGGGVVASEHAHIHNDEGGAPEKVGGLKVLELPAPDGRLIPAQLDRYAGDLGDEHRAQPLVLSLTQSTEVGTVYSVEEITALVDAAHSRGMKVHVDGARIANAAAALGVSLKEACGGADVLSFGGTKNGAMLGEAVVVLNPELADSLGHDVPYIRKQTMQLGSKMRYVSAQLTALLTSTDEAGDPLWLRNARHANAMAMRVRDGLEALALPGLRFTQATQANAVFVEMPRALAAQVREDYRFYDWKPGRSEEMVEVRLMCAWDTTAKDVDAFCATVAARIEG; encoded by the coding sequence ATGACGACCGACACCGCGATCCACTTCGCGTCCGACAACTACGCCTCGGTCCATCCCGAGGTGGCCGCGGCCATGCTCGGCGCCGACGGCGGCCACGAGCCCGCGTACGGGGCCGATGCGGCCACAGCGGCGTTCGACGAGGCGATCGTGGAGGCCTTCGGAGCGCGCGCGGTCGGCTTCCCCGTGTTCAACGGCACCGGCGCGAACGTCACCTCCCTCCTGGCCCTGAGCCCCCGCTGGGGCGGCGGCGTGGTCGCGTCCGAGCACGCGCACATCCACAACGACGAGGGCGGCGCCCCCGAGAAGGTCGGCGGGCTCAAGGTCCTCGAGCTGCCGGCGCCCGACGGGCGGCTCATCCCCGCGCAGCTCGACCGCTACGCGGGCGACCTCGGCGACGAGCACCGCGCCCAGCCGCTCGTGCTGTCACTCACGCAGAGCACCGAGGTCGGCACGGTGTACTCGGTCGAGGAGATCACCGCGCTCGTCGACGCGGCCCACTCCCGCGGCATGAAGGTGCACGTCGACGGCGCCCGCATCGCGAACGCGGCCGCGGCGCTCGGCGTGAGCCTCAAGGAGGCCTGCGGCGGTGCGGACGTGCTGTCCTTCGGCGGCACCAAGAACGGCGCGATGCTCGGCGAGGCCGTCGTGGTGCTGAACCCCGAGCTCGCCGACAGCCTCGGCCACGACGTGCCCTACATCCGCAAGCAGACGATGCAGCTCGGCTCCAAGATGCGCTATGTGTCGGCGCAGCTCACCGCGCTGCTCACCTCGACCGACGAGGCCGGCGACCCGCTGTGGCTGCGCAACGCGCGTCACGCCAACGCGATGGCGATGCGCGTGCGCGACGGTCTCGAGGCGCTCGCGCTTCCGGGGCTGAGGTTCACCCAGGCCACGCAGGCCAACGCGGTGTTCGTCGAGATGCCCCGCGCGCTCGCCGCCCAGGTTCGCGAGGACTACCGCTTCTACGACTGGAAGCCAGGCCGCAGCGAGGAGATGGTCGAGGTGCGCCTCATGTGCGCGTGGGACACGACGGCCAAGGACGTCGACGCCTTCTGCGCGACCGTCGCCGCGAGGATCGAGGGCTGA